The Levilactobacillus namurensis genomic interval GTATCATATTTCGAAAAGGCTTACAAGCGGAATTTAATCCGGCTTAACCGGTCCCGTGCTTTCTCGCTGCCGAAAATCAACTGGTAGCGCCACCACCTGTGCCGCTTGACGCCGATTATGGATCCGGTTGATCAGCAGTTCTGTGGCCTGTTCACCCATTGTGACCACCGGTTGGTGCACACTGCTTAACCGTGGCACGACATACTCGTCCAAATCAATATCATCGTAGCCCAGGACTGAGATATCCTGAGGCACGCGAATTCCCCGTTCGTGGAACCCCCGCATCAACCCTAATGCCGTCTCATCGTTAATGGCAAAGACTGCTGTGGGGTGTTGCTTTAGAACTGCCGCCGTAGCTTGATAGCCCCCTAGCTTCGTCATCGGTGACAAGATAATGTCCGCATCCGTCAACGTCACCTGGGCTTGGGCCAATGCCTGGCGAAATCCTGCCAGGCGAATCCGCAAATTCTGGGTAGCATTTTGGGGCATGACCACTGCAATCCGCCGGTGACCAAAGGCCAACAAGTGTTGCGCCGCTAACTGGCCGCCCCGGTCGTCATCGATGCGGACCCCATCCATGCTGGGCCCACCGTT includes:
- the rbsR gene encoding ribose utilization transcriptional repressor RbsR; the encoded protein is MTRKVTIRDLAEAAGVSVTTVSQILNGKGERFSLDTRRRVHQLQEEMGYVPDFNARNLIMKSAQTIGVLVPNLGNPFFSMFIKGVQSASRQRQFIPLIFGANHDEKLESYYLQELIKRAVDGLIIASASITGEAIDNILKKNGIPYLLIDQNGGPSMDGVRIDDDRGGQLAAQHLLAFGHRRIAVVMPQNATQNLRIRLAGFRQALAQAQVTLTDADIILSPMTKLGGYQATAAVLKQHPTAVFAINDETALGLMRGFHERGIRVPQDISVLGYDDIDLDEYVVPRLSSVHQPVVTMGEQATELLINRIHNRRQAAQVVALPVDFRQRESTGPVKPD